Part of the Vicinamibacteria bacterium genome is shown below.
GTACTCACCGTGCTGGGCGGTAGGCCCACGCGGGCGATGACCTACGTCTTCGGCAACGCCCTGATTGCTGTCGAGATGACGAAGCACTCCCCGCGCGTCGGGCTCTACGTGCCGCTCCGCCTTTTAGTGTACGAAATCGAACCCGGCCGTCTCGCAGTTACCTACGACGTCGCATCACGAGCCCTCGCGCAGTACGGCTCGCCAAAGGTCGACTCTGTTGCCCGGGGGTTGGACGCCAAGGTGGAGCAACTCGTAGCAGATGCTGTTCGTTTGTCGTCCTTGGCTATGGAGAACGCCTCATGACGGCGGCTCAGATCAGGCGCGTTGGGCCGGCTGAGGCCTCCGCGTATCAGTCCCTCTTTCTCGAGGCGCTGCGATCCGTTCCGACTGCCTTCGCCGCCGACTACGAACAGGAAGCGGCACGCGGCCTCGATGAAGTGGCCAGGCGTCTTGAGAGAGAGGCGAGCTACGGCGCGTTCCTGAGCGGAACATTGGTGGGAATCGTGACCCTGCAGGCGCAACCGACGCCGAAGCGACGCCATGTGGGGATGGTCTGGAATATGTACGTCGCCGATGGCCATCGAGGGACCGGCCTCGCGTCCGAGCTGTTCCAGCACGTGCTCCAGGTCGCGGAGCGCGAGGTGGACCAAGTCGACCTCTATGTCGCCGTGGTGAATCAACCGGCCTGGAAGTTCTATCGGCGATTCGCGTTCGAGTCGTACGGCGTCATGCCGCGCGCTCTGCGGGTCGCAGGGGTGGACTACGACGCGTTGATGATGACAAAGAAGTTTCGGTGACGGAGCAGCCAATGGAGACACCCGAGGCGATCGCACGCCACTACTCGGTTGGCACTGATCTCGACCGCCGGATCGACGAAGTGCTC
Proteins encoded:
- a CDS encoding DUF302 domain-containing protein, with translation VLTVLGGRPTRAMTYVFGNALIAVEMTKHSPRVGLYVPLRLLVYEIEPGRLAVTYDVASRALAQYGSPKVDSVARGLDAKVEQLVADAVRLSSLAMENAS
- a CDS encoding GNAT family N-acetyltransferase → MTAAQIRRVGPAEASAYQSLFLEALRSVPTAFAADYEQEAARGLDEVARRLEREASYGAFLSGTLVGIVTLQAQPTPKRRHVGMVWNMYVADGHRGTGLASELFQHVLQVAEREVDQVDLYVAVVNQPAWKFYRRFAFESYGVMPRALRVAGVDYDALMMTKKFR